Part of the Tetragenococcus koreensis genome, TAGATACTTCCTTCAAATTAAACCTTCCATTACCAATCTAACACAGCCAGTATTTGTCAACAAACGTTTCACCTTTTATGTTTGATATAAATAAAAGTGAAAATTGGCTCTCTATGTTTGAAAAAAGCAGACTAGCTTTAACTAATAACACTATTGGTGGAACATTAAATGATGTCCCTCCAATCTATAAACTATTGGGGGTATCTTCCTTGATGTGCCTCCAATCGATGAATTATTGGGGGCATCTTCCTCGATGTCCCTCCAATCTATAAATTATTGGGGGCATCTTCCTTGATGTGCCTCCAATCGATGAATTATTGGGGGCATCTTTCTCAATGTCCCTCCAATCTATAAATTATTGGGGGCATCTATGGGAAAACAAGCTATTTTCCGCTTAAGAAAACGACTCCCATTACTATAAGGCCTTGGCTAAATAAATATTATGCTTAGTCTTCTTACCATATAAAAAAACACCTAAGCAAGTTTGGCTTGTTTAGGTGCTCAAATAGTAGTTACCCTTATCCAATATAAGGTTCTAAAGCTTGTTCTAATTGTTCTTTGGGATGAAAGCCTACTAATGTATCAACGACTTCGCCGTCTTTTTTAATCAATAAAGTAGGGATACTCATAATGCCAAATTGACTTGGCGTTTCTGGGTTTTCATCAATATCCATTTTATTAAAAGTTACTTTATCGCCCAATTCTTCAGATAATTGTTCAACTGCTGGTGATTGCATTTTACATGGGCCACACCAAGTCGCCCAAAAATCGGTTAATGTCACACCGTTAGCTGTATCTTGTTCAAAAGTTTGATCCGTTGTTACGTTTACACTCATGATAAAAGTCCTCCTCATTATTTATGATCACCATTTTTAAATTGTTACTCTGTTTTCAACGCCGCAATAATATCTTCTTCCATTTTTTCTGGTTTAGTTTGCGGTGCGTAGCGTTTGATTACTTGTCCGTCGCGCCCCACTAGAAATTTAGTGAAATTCCACTTAATTACCCCGTGACCAGCTGCTTCTTTTAGATGGGTAAACAATGGATCGGCTTCATTACCATTTACTTTCACCCGTTTGGTCATTGGGAAACTAACACCATAATGAACCTTGCAATAATCTTGGGTTTGCTCATCATCATCTAGTTCTTGATGAAATTGATTAGAAGGCAATCCCAAAACTTCAAAGCCTTGTTCGTTATATTTTTGATATAAAGATTCAAGGGCTTCAAGTTGTGTAGCAAGTCCACATTTACTGGCAGTATTTACAATTACGACAACTTTACCTTTATAATCACTCAAATCAAGCGTTTCGCCGCTCATTTCTGTTTCTTTAAAATCATAAATCGTTGACATAGCAAGTCACTTCCCTTTCAAAGAGCAGTTTATTAAAGCATTTCTTGGGTAGGTTGTTTTAAATAATCTTTCAAGCCATCCATCAAATTTTTATTATCTGCTAGCATACGATAATACTGTTCAGCATTTATTCCTGCTTGTTCTTTCATACATTTCTCCAGGCGTTTTTCGATTGCTGATTTTTGTTCTTTTCCCTTTTCGGTAAGCTGTACCATCAACTGCCGTTGATCATCTTCTGCTCGACAACGAGTCAACCAACCAGCAGATTCTAAACGTTTTAATAAGGGGGTTAATGTATTACTTGCTAAATCCAACTCTTTAGTTAAATCACTCAACGTTTTACAATCCTGCTCCCAAAGAGCTAGCAATACAATATATTGCGTATAGGTCAAATGATAGGGCTCCAACGCTTTTTGGTAGAATTTGGCAAAAAGCCGATTCGCATTATAAATCGAAAAACAAAGTTGGTCAGCTAATCTTGTATCTGTCGTATTTTCCATATAAGACCACCTTCTGTTCTTAAGTTACTATGCATTGGCTGCTTCGGTTTTTGCCTCTAACTCAGTGATATATTGATAGGCTTTTTGTCCAGCAATACCACCATCATTAGTAGCGGTAACCACTTGTCGCAATTCTTTCTTACGAATATCGCCTACAGCGAAAATGCCTGGAATTGTTGTTTCCATATTTTCATTTGTAATAAACCAACCATCTTCATCTGTAATGTTTAAGGGTCTAAAAGGTTCACTCATAGGTTCAATTCCTACATAAATAAATGTTCCTCCTGCTTCCACTTCAAAAGGTTCACCTGTTTTATTATTGATTCCTTTAACGCCAGTTACTTTGTTTCCGTCACCAACGATTTCTTGAACATTGCTGTCCCAAATAAAATCAATTTTATCATTTTTAAACGCGCGATCTTGAATGATTTGTTGCGCTCTTAATTCATCACGGCGATGGATAATCGTTACCTTGTCAACCAGGCGAGTCAGATATTCCCCTTCTTCTACTGCGGAATCGCCACCACCAACGACGACTACATGTTGGTTACGGAAAAAAGCTCCGTCACAAACAGCACAGTTAGAAACGCCACGTCCTCGGTATTCTTCTTCACCAGGTACGCCTAAATCACGATAATTAGAGCCTGTCGCAATAACGATTGCTTTAGTTTCGTAATCATCGGCATCTGTTTCAATTGTTTTATAGTCACCATGGTCTGTCACTGACTTAACCGTACCATAGCCAAAATCAGCGCCAAATTGGATCGCTGAACCATACATTTCTTGTGATAGGTCGGGGCCTAAAATAGATTTAAATCCCGGATAATTTTCAATTTCTGCGGTATTATTCATTTGTCCACCATAAATACCACGATCTAGTAGCATTACTGATAGATTTGCTCTTGAGGCGTAAAGTGCTGCTGTCATACCTGCCGGACCTGCACCAATAATGACTACATCATATTTTTTTTCCATTTAAACACTTCCTTTGTTCCAACATTCAATCGCGCACGATTTATTCTGTAACTATACTAAACCTGTTTCCTAAGTTTGGCAATGATTTTGTTTATAAGACAACCACAAGTTTTATTTGTTTAAAGAAGTTTTATATTATCTGAGGTTTCCTTTGACTGACAAGTGCTTCTCTACTTGTTCTCATCCCTTATCTGAGCATGTAACTTCGATTCCTTCACTCGACTGTATAGTACCTTTTATTGGACTATTATTTGTGATTCTAAGGAATTTGAATACCGTAGCTGGCCATCTTTCGTAATTACCAAGCCATTTAAATCCTCTGATTGATTTAAAATATCAATAATTTCTTCAGGTGTTTTTCCAAACAAGCGCGTAGTCCAAATTTCACCGTCAACTGATTTATCAGAAACGATTGTGATACTAGCCAAATTTGTTTCAAGCGGATAGCCGGTTTTTTGGTCAAAGATATGATGGAATGTTTTTCCGTTCAATTGATTGGTGCGTTCATAAATCCCTGAAGTAACGACCGATTTATCTTTTACTTTGATCGCTGCTGCCAATTCACCTCGTGGAGAAAACGGGCTTTGAATACCAATACGCCAATAACCATCTTCATGTTTGGGTGCATCTCCGTAAGTTAGAACATTTCCCCCTAGATCAATTAACGCAGAATTGACGTTGTTTTCTTTAAAGTAAGTCAACAACTTATCTGCAAAGTAACCTTTTGCAACGGCCCCTAAGTCTAATGACATCCCTCTTTTTGTTAAAAAAACCGTTTTAGCTTCTTCATTCATATAAATATTTTTCGGGTCAATTCGCTGCAGCAACATGTTAATTGCTTGATCTGAAGGACGGTTAGCATCATCAAAGCCTATGTGCCAAGCTTGAATTAAGGGGCCGATCGCAATGTTTAAAAAACTATTCTGCGGCAAACTGTGTTTTTTCCCTAATTTAATTAATTCAAATAACTCATCATCGACTTTTACAGGAGCCACACCTGCTTGATGATTAATCACCATCAATTCTGACGCGTCATCGTTGGCACTAAAACGTTTTTCATAATCAATCAATTGTTTTTCAGCTTCTGGCAAAAGCTCTACAGAATGCGCATGTTCTACCCATAATTTGATAACCGTCCCCATTAAATGAAGGGTTCTTCTTTCCTCACTCATATACACCCTACTCCCCATCTTTTCTATTCGTTAAAGTTTAATTGATAGCCAACCAAAAAGCTATCCGCAAATGTTACTTCATCCTTTACATAAATCTTACCAAATTCATCGAGTAACCCATGGAATTCTTGCGCATCTTGCAGCGTAAAACCTATTAATTCAGGTACTTGTT contains:
- the trxB gene encoding thioredoxin-disulfide reductase; the protein is MEKKYDVVIIGAGPAGMTAALYASRANLSVMLLDRGIYGGQMNNTAEIENYPGFKSILGPDLSQEMYGSAIQFGADFGYGTVKSVTDHGDYKTIETDADDYETKAIVIATGSNYRDLGVPGEEEYRGRGVSNCAVCDGAFFRNQHVVVVGGGDSAVEEGEYLTRLVDKVTIIHRRDELRAQQIIQDRAFKNDKIDFIWDSNVQEIVGDGNKVTGVKGINNKTGEPFEVEAGGTFIYVGIEPMSEPFRPLNITDEDGWFITNENMETTIPGIFAVGDIRKKELRQVVTATNDGGIAGQKAYQYITELEAKTEAANA
- a CDS encoding MarR family winged helix-turn-helix transcriptional regulator codes for the protein MENTTDTRLADQLCFSIYNANRLFAKFYQKALEPYHLTYTQYIVLLALWEQDCKTLSDLTKELDLASNTLTPLLKRLESAGWLTRCRAEDDQRQLMVQLTEKGKEQKSAIEKRLEKCMKEQAGINAEQYYRMLADNKNLMDGLKDYLKQPTQEML
- the trxA gene encoding thioredoxin, translated to MSVNVTTDQTFEQDTANGVTLTDFWATWCGPCKMQSPAVEQLSEELGDKVTFNKMDIDENPETPSQFGIMSIPTLLIKKDGEVVDTLVGFHPKEQLEQALEPYIG
- a CDS encoding FAD:protein FMN transferase gives rise to the protein MSEERRTLHLMGTVIKLWVEHAHSVELLPEAEKQLIDYEKRFSANDDASELMVINHQAGVAPVKVDDELFELIKLGKKHSLPQNSFLNIAIGPLIQAWHIGFDDANRPSDQAINMLLQRIDPKNIYMNEEAKTVFLTKRGMSLDLGAVAKGYFADKLLTYFKENNVNSALIDLGGNVLTYGDAPKHEDGYWRIGIQSPFSPRGELAAAIKVKDKSVVTSGIYERTNQLNGKTFHHIFDQKTGYPLETNLASITIVSDKSVDGEIWTTRLFGKTPEEIIDILNQSEDLNGLVITKDGQLRYSNSLESQIIVQ
- a CDS encoding glutathione peroxidase — protein: MSTIYDFKETEMSGETLDLSDYKGKVVVIVNTASKCGLATQLEALESLYQKYNEQGFEVLGLPSNQFHQELDDDEQTQDYCKVHYGVSFPMTKRVKVNGNEADPLFTHLKEAAGHGVIKWNFTKFLVGRDGQVIKRYAPQTKPEKMEEDIIAALKTE